One genomic segment of Pseudomonas fortuita includes these proteins:
- the queG gene encoding tRNA epoxyqueuosine(34) reductase QueG: MSSCTPDLAQLAQSIKIWGQELGFAHVGIAGVDLGEHEHHLQRWLDAGYQGEMEYLGAHGSKRSHPDQLIPGTVRVVSLRMDYLPGDTQMAQRLAQPEKAYISRYALGRDYHKLVRKRVQFLADRIQEAIGPFGYRAFVDSAPVLEKALAEQAGLGWIGKNTLLLNRKAGSYFFLAELFVDLPLPVDEATTSEHCGRCQACLDICPTQAFVGPYVLDARRCISYLTIELKGAIPVELRAMMGNRVFGCDDCQIVCPWNRFAKHSQEQDFQPRHGLENAELAQMFLWDERTFLRKTEGGPLRRAGYERFLRNLAVGLGNAPSTIPVIEALKARREDESELVREHVAWALARHNIQ, translated from the coding sequence ATGTCCAGCTGCACACCTGACCTCGCCCAACTGGCCCAATCGATCAAGATTTGGGGCCAGGAACTCGGTTTTGCCCATGTCGGCATCGCCGGGGTCGACCTTGGCGAACACGAACACCACCTGCAGCGCTGGCTCGATGCCGGCTACCAGGGCGAAATGGAGTACCTGGGCGCGCACGGCAGCAAGCGCTCGCACCCCGACCAACTGATTCCCGGCACGGTGCGGGTGGTCTCGCTGCGCATGGACTACCTGCCCGGCGACACACAGATGGCGCAGCGCCTGGCGCAGCCGGAAAAGGCCTACATATCGCGCTATGCGCTGGGCCGGGACTACCACAAGCTGGTGCGCAAGCGCGTACAGTTCCTGGCCGACCGCATTCAGGAGGCTATCGGCCCGTTCGGTTACCGCGCATTCGTCGATAGCGCCCCGGTGCTGGAGAAGGCCCTGGCCGAACAGGCCGGGCTGGGCTGGATCGGCAAGAACACCTTGCTGCTCAACCGCAAGGCGGGCAGTTACTTCTTTCTTGCCGAGCTGTTTGTGGACCTGCCGTTGCCGGTGGACGAAGCGACCACCAGCGAGCATTGCGGGCGCTGCCAGGCCTGCCTGGACATTTGCCCGACCCAGGCATTTGTCGGGCCTTATGTGCTGGACGCCCGGCGTTGCATCTCATACCTCACCATCGAACTGAAGGGCGCGATCCCTGTCGAGTTGCGGGCAATGATGGGCAACCGGGTGTTCGGTTGCGATGACTGCCAGATCGTCTGCCCCTGGAACCGTTTTGCCAAGCACAGCCAGGAACAGGACTTCCAGCCACGGCATGGGCTGGAGAATGCCGAGTTGGCGCAGATGTTCCTGTGGGATGAACGTACCTTCCTGCGCAAGACCGAGGGTGGGCCGTTGCGGCGGGCGGGATATGAGCGGTTCTTGCGCAACCTGGCGGTGGGGTTGGGCAATGCGCCTTCCACCATTCCTGTGATCGAGGCCCTGAAGGCCCGCCGCGAGGATGAATCAGAACTGGTGCGCGAGCATGTGGCGTGGGCTTTGGCCCGGCACAACATCCAGTAA
- a CDS encoding trimeric intracellular cation channel family protein, translating into MLLMLYLIAITAEAMTGALSAGRRGMDWFGVVLIACVTALGGGSVRDVLLGHYPLTWVKHPEYLVLTSFAALLTIFIAPMMRRLRSLFLVLDALGLVAFTLIGCMTALEMGQGMLVASISGVITGVFGGILRDIFCNDIPLVFRRELYASVSFAAAWFYLGCVYFKVPAEQAMLLTLFGGFLVRLLAIRFHWEMPKFHYNDQQ; encoded by the coding sequence ATGTTGTTGATGCTCTACCTCATCGCTATCACCGCCGAAGCCATGACCGGCGCGCTGTCTGCCGGGCGCCGCGGCATGGACTGGTTCGGCGTGGTGCTGATCGCCTGCGTCACCGCCCTGGGTGGCGGCTCGGTGCGCGACGTGCTGCTCGGGCATTACCCGCTGACCTGGGTGAAGCACCCGGAATACCTGGTGCTGACCAGCTTTGCGGCGTTGCTGACCATCTTCATTGCGCCAATGATGCGCCGCCTGCGCTCGCTGTTTCTGGTGCTCGATGCCCTGGGGTTGGTGGCCTTTACCTTGATTGGCTGCATGACTGCACTCGAGATGGGGCAGGGCATGCTGGTGGCGTCGATCAGCGGGGTGATCACCGGGGTGTTTGGTGGGATCTTGCGCGATATCTTCTGCAACGACATTCCACTGGTGTTCCGCCGTGAGCTGTATGCCAGCGTGTCGTTTGCGGCGGCCTGGTTCTACCTGGGGTGCGTGTATTTCAAGGTGCCGGCAGAGCAGGCGATGCTGCTGACCTTGTTTGGCGGGTTTCTGGTGCGGTTGCTGGCTATCCGCTTCCACTGGGAAATGCCCAAGTTCCACTACAACGACCAGCAGTAG
- the orn gene encoding oligoribonuclease — protein MQNPQNLIWIDLEMTGLDPDSDVIIEMATIVTDSELNTLAEGPVIAIHHSDEVLARMDEWNTRTHGASGLTQRVRESKLSMAEAEAQTIAFLEQWVPKGKSPICGNSICQDRRFLYRHMRNLENYFHYRNLDVSTLKELAARWAPGVRDSFKKGNTHLALDDIRESIAELRHYREHFIKL, from the coding sequence ATGCAAAACCCACAGAACCTGATCTGGATCGACCTGGAAATGACCGGCCTGGATCCGGACAGTGATGTCATCATCGAGATGGCCACCATCGTTACCGACAGCGAGCTGAACACCCTGGCTGAAGGGCCGGTGATCGCCATCCATCACAGTGACGAAGTGCTGGCGCGCATGGACGAATGGAACACCCGTACCCACGGTGCTTCGGGCCTGACCCAGCGCGTGCGCGAGAGCAAGCTCAGCATGGCAGAAGCCGAAGCGCAGACCATCGCCTTCCTCGAGCAGTGGGTGCCCAAAGGCAAGTCGCCGATCTGCGGCAACAGCATCTGCCAGGACCGCCGCTTCCTCTATCGCCACATGCGCAACCTGGAAAACTACTTCCACTACCGCAACCTGGATGTCTCCACCCTGAAGGAACTGGCCGCGCGCTGGGCGCCGGGCGTGCGTGACAGCTTCAAGAAGGGCAACACCCATTTGGCGCTGGACGATATCCGCGAATCGATCGCCGAGCTGCGTCACTACCGCGAGCACTTCATCAAACTGTGA
- the rsgA gene encoding small ribosomal subunit biogenesis GTPase RsgA has protein sequence MAKRQLNRRQNWRIEKIQGERAARAAKREQHALQELEGGDLGPEQLGLVIAHFGVQVEVEAQDGETAGQVFRCHLRANLPALVTGDRVVWRAGNQGIGVIVAQMPRSTELCRPNNHGQLKPVAANVDLIVIVFAPAPEPHPNLIDRYLVAAEHAGLRPLLLLNKADLINDENGPGLHALLEVYRELGYPLLEVSAHQGDGMQRLQQLLDGHISVFVGQSGVGKSSLVNSLLPDAGTRVGDLSEWSGQGTHTTTTARLYHFPNGGDLIDSPGIREFGLGHVSRDDVEDGFIEFRDLFGTCRFRDCKHDREPGCALLKALDEGRITPQRMNSYRSIIASLTEDSY, from the coding sequence ATGGCCAAACGCCAGCTCAATCGCCGCCAAAACTGGCGGATCGAAAAAATCCAGGGCGAGCGCGCCGCTCGCGCCGCCAAACGCGAGCAGCATGCGCTGCAGGAACTGGAGGGCGGCGACCTGGGGCCCGAGCAACTGGGCCTGGTGATCGCGCACTTCGGCGTGCAGGTAGAAGTTGAAGCCCAGGATGGCGAAACCGCAGGCCAGGTGTTCCGCTGCCATTTGCGGGCCAACCTGCCGGCGCTGGTCACCGGCGACCGTGTCGTGTGGCGTGCGGGCAACCAGGGCATTGGCGTGATCGTGGCGCAGATGCCACGCAGCACCGAGCTGTGCCGGCCGAACAACCACGGGCAACTCAAGCCGGTGGCAGCCAACGTCGACCTGATCGTGATCGTGTTCGCCCCGGCACCGGAGCCGCACCCGAACCTGATCGACCGCTACCTGGTAGCGGCCGAGCACGCCGGCCTGCGGCCGCTGCTGCTGCTGAACAAGGCCGACCTGATCAACGACGAGAACGGCCCCGGCCTGCATGCGCTGCTGGAGGTTTACCGCGAACTGGGCTACCCGCTGCTGGAAGTATCGGCACACCAGGGCGACGGCATGCAGCGCCTGCAGCAACTACTTGACGGCCACATCAGTGTGTTCGTCGGCCAGTCCGGGGTGGGCAAGTCGTCGCTGGTCAACAGCCTGCTGCCGGACGCGGGCACCCGTGTCGGCGACCTGTCGGAATGGTCTGGCCAGGGCACCCACACCACCACCACGGCACGGCTGTACCACTTCCCTAATGGCGGCGACCTGATCGACTCGCCGGGCATCCGTGAGTTTGGCCTTGGCCATGTCAGCCGCGACGACGTGGAAGATGGCTTCATCGAGTTCCGCGACCTGTTCGGCACCTGCCGCTTCCGCGACTGCAAGCACGACCGCGAACCGGGCTGCGCGCTGCTCAAGGCACTGGACGAGGGGCGCATCACGCCGCAACGCATGAACAGCTACCGCTCGATCATCGCCAGCCTGACAGAAGACAGCTACTGA
- the motB gene encoding flagellar motor protein MotB yields the protein MENNQPIIVKRVKRFGGGHHGGAWKIAFADFATAMMAFFLVLWLMSTATPEQKIAIAGYFKDPIGFSESGTPYVIDLGGSPELAPEKTINPEVKSEPMPESTTQLSKDQVETMAEQVERERLELLLQELQNKVEENPQLQKFKDQILFEITQDGLRIQIMDAENRPMFDIGSARLQPYFEDILLAMADTIKAVPNKISISGHTDAKPYAGSGEFGNWELSANRANAARRALVAGGYPDGQVARVVGYASSSLFDRKDPFNPVNRRIDIIVLTKKAQRNIEGEQGAPEAPAADPAAPPATGAAPGAGVPDAPGAAEQAPMQPRELRQKLNIFEDGTLKMDEAKEQ from the coding sequence ATGGAAAACAACCAGCCCATCATCGTCAAGCGCGTCAAACGCTTTGGCGGCGGCCACCACGGCGGCGCCTGGAAAATCGCCTTTGCCGACTTTGCTACGGCAATGATGGCGTTCTTCCTGGTGCTGTGGTTGATGTCCACAGCCACCCCGGAGCAGAAAATCGCCATTGCCGGCTACTTCAAGGACCCGATCGGCTTCTCGGAAAGCGGCACGCCCTATGTCATCGACCTGGGTGGCTCACCTGAACTGGCACCGGAAAAAACCATCAACCCGGAAGTCAAATCCGAGCCGATGCCCGAGTCCACGACCCAGCTGAGCAAGGACCAGGTCGAGACCATGGCCGAGCAGGTCGAGCGCGAGCGCCTGGAGTTGCTGCTGCAGGAGCTGCAGAACAAGGTAGAAGAGAACCCGCAGCTGCAGAAGTTCAAGGACCAGATCCTGTTCGAGATCACCCAGGACGGCCTGCGCATCCAGATCATGGATGCCGAGAACCGGCCGATGTTCGACATCGGTAGCGCCCGCTTGCAGCCGTACTTTGAAGACATCCTGCTGGCCATGGCCGACACCATCAAGGCGGTGCCGAACAAGATCAGCATCAGCGGCCACACCGATGCCAAGCCGTATGCCGGCAGTGGCGAGTTCGGCAACTGGGAGTTGTCGGCCAACCGTGCCAACGCTGCGCGCCGTGCACTGGTAGCCGGTGGTTACCCGGATGGTCAGGTGGCGCGGGTGGTGGGTTATGCCTCGTCGTCGCTGTTTGACCGCAAGGACCCGTTCAACCCGGTCAACCGCCGTATCGATATCATCGTGCTGACCAAGAAGGCCCAGCGCAATATCGAGGGTGAGCAGGGTGCGCCCGAAGCGCCGGCCGCCGACCCTGCTGCACCGCCAGCCACTGGCGCTGCGCCAGGGGCTGGCGTGCCGGATGCCCCAGGGGCAGCGGAACAAGCGCCGATGCAGCCGCGTGAGCTGCGCCAGAAGCTGAACATCTTTGAAGATGGCACGCTGAAGATGGATGAGGCCAAGGAGCAGTAA
- the motA gene encoding flagellar motor stator protein MotA → MAKIIGIIVVFASVLGGYVLSHGKIAALIQPFEVLIIGGAAFGAFLQANPGHMTMHVIKKSMKMFGSRFTHAYYLEVLGLVYEILNKSRREGMMAIEADIEDAAASPIFAKYPTVLADERMTAFVCDYLRIMSTGNMAPHELEGLFDMELLSMKEELEHPSHAVTGIADGMPGFGIVAAVLGIVVTMASLGEGDQAAIGMHVGAALVGTFFGILAAYGFFGPLAKCLEHDAKEELNLYESIKASLVASASGMPPSLAVEFGRKVLYPMHRPSFAELEQAVRGR, encoded by the coding sequence ATGGCTAAAATTATCGGCATCATCGTCGTATTCGCGAGCGTGCTCGGCGGCTACGTGCTCTCCCACGGCAAGATCGCGGCGCTGATCCAGCCGTTCGAAGTTCTGATCATCGGCGGTGCCGCCTTTGGTGCATTCCTGCAGGCCAACCCTGGCCACATGACCATGCACGTCATCAAGAAGTCGATGAAGATGTTCGGCTCGCGCTTCACCCACGCCTACTACCTGGAGGTACTGGGCCTGGTGTACGAGATCCTCAACAAGAGCCGTCGCGAAGGCATGATGGCCATCGAGGCCGACATCGAGGACGCCGCCGCCAGCCCGATCTTCGCCAAGTACCCGACAGTACTGGCCGATGAGCGCATGACCGCGTTTGTCTGCGACTACCTGCGCATCATGTCCACCGGCAACATGGCCCCGCACGAACTCGAGGGCCTGTTCGACATGGAGCTGCTGAGCATGAAGGAAGAGCTGGAGCACCCGTCCCATGCGGTGACCGGCATCGCTGACGGCATGCCCGGTTTCGGTATTGTCGCGGCGGTACTGGGTATCGTGGTGACCATGGCCTCGCTGGGCGAGGGCGACCAGGCGGCCATCGGCATGCACGTGGGTGCGGCGCTGGTCGGTACCTTCTTCGGTATCCTGGCTGCCTATGGCTTCTTCGGCCCGTTGGCCAAGTGCCTGGAGCACGATGCCAAGGAGGAGCTGAACCTCTACGAATCGATCAAGGCTTCGCTGGTCGCCTCGGCCTCGGGCATGCCGCCTTCGCTGGCCGTCGAGTTCGGGCGCAAGGTGCTGTACCCCATGCACCGCCCAAGTTTCGCCGAGCTGGAACAAGCGGTTCGCGGTCGCTGA
- a CDS encoding HDOD domain-containing protein, with protein MPIETKVPAQAPRTLEAWVKLLESVRIPVPKHSYDRVMAAIHDSRRSLRDIAELMQDSPALVLSVMREANHPTNASQAEPAESLEVALNRLGLERSEQLLKRLPALPVEEIPPVLSQFQLISQHASQQASGLFASRLARLWQEIHWGSLLFLSPLWPLALAYPKLLDTWELRVIHKGEDAALVEDELFGVRIMALCQTMAEYWRLPQWVTQGYRLLLEERDQLALVLNIARDEDLLSQQHRLDAEPGLRRWFNQPANTVLLANNLALAAQVGWDNPHLLRWQLLTALYLQTSLEDVQQQVHQQAAASARRHARHALFHPAEALIWPWHQRRPHPDMLAPPPPSSDDLARWRKLCQDLLAQPSPFTNTVHLATQAREALLACGMQRIMLLSLDKASDSLRVQQIAGLPNEAGALALPVSQNKLLQKLMAQAGQLRITPENHSQFSALLPAPLRALFRSEHVLLRSLAVNDQVLMLMVADQGCRPLADISVQAFGKTAQCTERALSVFANRKG; from the coding sequence ATGCCAATCGAAACCAAGGTGCCCGCTCAGGCCCCGCGTACGCTAGAGGCCTGGGTAAAGCTGCTAGAGAGTGTTCGCATCCCCGTGCCGAAGCACAGCTACGACCGGGTCATGGCTGCCATTCACGACAGCCGCCGCTCGCTGCGCGATATCGCCGAACTGATGCAAGATAGCCCGGCGCTGGTGCTTTCGGTGATGCGCGAAGCAAACCATCCCACCAACGCCAGCCAGGCCGAGCCCGCCGAAAGCCTGGAGGTGGCCCTGAATCGCCTGGGGCTGGAGCGCAGCGAGCAACTGCTCAAGCGCCTGCCCGCGCTGCCCGTCGAAGAAATACCGCCCGTACTGAGCCAGTTCCAGCTGATCAGCCAGCACGCTTCGCAGCAGGCCAGCGGCCTGTTTGCCAGCCGCCTGGCACGCCTGTGGCAGGAAATTCACTGGGGAAGCCTGCTTTTCCTGTCTCCACTGTGGCCGCTGGCACTGGCCTACCCCAAGCTGCTTGACACCTGGGAGCTTCGGGTTATCCACAAGGGCGAGGACGCCGCCCTGGTAGAGGATGAGCTGTTTGGCGTGCGCATCATGGCGCTGTGCCAGACCATGGCGGAGTACTGGCGCCTGCCGCAGTGGGTGACACAAGGTTACCGCCTGCTGCTGGAAGAACGCGATCAACTGGCCCTGGTGCTCAACATCGCCCGCGACGAAGACCTGCTCAGCCAGCAACACCGCCTGGACGCCGAGCCTGGCCTGCGCCGCTGGTTCAACCAGCCGGCCAACACCGTGCTGCTGGCCAACAACCTTGCGCTGGCGGCGCAAGTGGGCTGGGACAACCCGCACCTGCTGCGCTGGCAGCTGCTGACTGCGCTGTACCTGCAAACTTCGCTGGAAGACGTGCAGCAGCAAGTACACCAGCAGGCTGCCGCCAGCGCCCGCCGCCACGCCAGGCATGCCCTGTTCCACCCGGCTGAGGCGCTGATCTGGCCCTGGCACCAGCGCCGCCCGCACCCGGACATGCTGGCGCCGCCACCGCCCAGCAGCGACGACCTGGCGCGCTGGCGCAAGCTGTGCCAGGACTTGTTGGCACAGCCCAGCCCGTTCACCAACACCGTGCACCTGGCTACCCAGGCCCGCGAAGCCCTGCTGGCCTGCGGCATGCAACGCATCATGCTGCTGAGCCTGGACAAGGCCAGCGACAGCCTGCGCGTGCAGCAGATTGCGGGGCTACCCAACGAGGCAGGTGCCTTGGCCTTGCCGGTGTCACAAAACAAACTGCTGCAAAAGCTGATGGCCCAGGCCGGGCAACTGCGCATCACTCCGGAAAACCACAGCCAGTTCTCGGCCTTGCTGCCAGCCCCGCTGCGTGCCCTGTTCCGCAGCGAGCACGTGCTGCTGCGCTCGCTGGCGGTGAATGACCAGGTTCTTATGCTGATGGTGGCCGACCAAGGCTGCCGGCCTTTGGCCGACATCAGCGTGCAGGCCTTCGGCAAGACCGCGCAATGCACCGAGCGGGCACTGTCGGTGTTTGCCAACCGCAAGGGCTGA
- a CDS encoding rhodanese-like domain-containing protein, with protein sequence MTDFSGLPLVIEAADLLPRLGSPQLILVDLSSANRYVSGHIPGARFVEGKRTQLGQPPAPGLLPPQGELEKLFSELGHRDDAVYVVYDDEGGGWAGRFIWLLDVIGHKAYHYLNGGIQAWPADTLSTEVPASSNSPVHLRIDNAPTATREYLQSRLGADDLVIWDARGPQEFNGEKVLAAKGGHIPGAINFEWTAGMDLNDNLRIRQDIKQVLAQLGITPDKEVITHCQTHRRSGFTYLVAKALGYPRVKAYAGSWSEWGNHPDTPVEV encoded by the coding sequence ATGACTGACTTTTCCGGCCTGCCCCTGGTGATCGAAGCGGCTGACCTGCTGCCACGCCTGGGTTCGCCACAGCTGATCCTGGTCGACCTGAGCAGTGCCAACCGCTATGTCAGCGGGCACATCCCCGGCGCACGCTTTGTCGAAGGCAAGCGTACCCAGCTTGGCCAGCCTCCTGCCCCCGGCCTGCTGCCGCCGCAGGGCGAGCTGGAAAAACTGTTCAGCGAACTCGGCCACCGCGACGACGCCGTCTATGTGGTGTACGACGATGAAGGCGGTGGCTGGGCCGGGCGCTTCATCTGGCTGCTCGACGTGATTGGCCACAAGGCGTATCACTACCTCAATGGCGGTATCCAGGCCTGGCCGGCAGACACGCTGTCCACCGAAGTGCCCGCCAGCAGCAACAGCCCGGTGCACCTGCGTATCGACAACGCGCCCACCGCCACCCGCGAGTACCTGCAAAGCCGCCTGGGCGCCGATGACCTGGTCATCTGGGACGCTCGCGGCCCGCAGGAATTCAACGGCGAGAAGGTACTGGCAGCCAAGGGCGGTCACATCCCCGGCGCTATCAACTTCGAGTGGACAGCCGGCATGGACCTCAACGACAACCTGCGCATTCGCCAGGACATCAAACAAGTCCTCGCGCAACTGGGCATCACTCCTGACAAGGAAGTGATCACCCACTGCCAGACCCACCGCCGCTCCGGCTTCACTTATCTGGTGGCCAAGGCCCTGGGCTACCCACGCGTCAAGGCCTACGCCGGCTCGTGGAGCGAATGGGGCAACCACCCGGACACGCCTGTAGAAGTTTAA
- the asd gene encoding archaetidylserine decarboxylase (Phosphatidylserine decarboxylase is synthesized as a single chain precursor. Generation of the pyruvoyl active site from a Ser is coupled to cleavage of a Gly-Ser bond between the larger (beta) and smaller (alpha chains). It is an integral membrane protein.), whose translation MKSRLFIISQYLLPHHLLSRLAGCIAECRVRWFKNAFTAWFAKRYQVNMSEALVEDLSAYEHFNAFFTRALKPGARPLDETPGAILCPADGAVSQLGPIEHGRIFQAKGHGFSAQELLGGDPAMAAPFMGGEFATIYLSPKDYHRVHMPLAGTLREMVYVPGRLFSVNQTTAENVPELFARNERVVCLFDTERGPMAVVLVGAMIVASIETVWAGLVTPPKRELKTFRYDEASRAPIHLEKGAELGRFKLGSTAIVLFGPEQVKWAENLGAGSAVRMGQLLAAPAQA comes from the coding sequence ATGAAATCCCGTTTGTTCATCATCAGCCAGTACCTGCTGCCGCACCACCTGCTGTCGCGGCTGGCCGGCTGCATTGCCGAGTGCCGCGTGCGCTGGTTCAAGAATGCCTTTACCGCCTGGTTCGCCAAACGCTATCAGGTCAACATGTCTGAAGCCCTGGTCGAGGACTTGAGCGCTTATGAGCACTTCAATGCGTTCTTCACCCGCGCCCTGAAGCCGGGCGCCCGCCCGCTGGACGAAACCCCAGGCGCCATCCTGTGCCCGGCCGACGGTGCCGTCAGCCAGCTCGGCCCGATCGAGCACGGTCGCATCTTCCAGGCCAAGGGCCACGGTTTCAGCGCGCAAGAGCTGCTGGGCGGCGACCCGGCCATGGCAGCGCCGTTCATGGGCGGCGAGTTTGCCACGATCTACCTCTCGCCCAAGGACTACCACCGCGTGCACATGCCGCTGGCCGGCACCCTGCGCGAAATGGTCTATGTGCCGGGCCGTCTGTTCTCGGTCAACCAGACCACCGCAGAGAACGTTCCCGAGCTGTTTGCCCGCAACGAACGCGTGGTCTGCCTGTTCGACACCGAGCGCGGGCCGATGGCCGTGGTGCTGGTGGGTGCGATGATCGTCGCCTCGATCGAAACCGTGTGGGCTGGATTGGTGACGCCGCCCAAGCGTGAGCTGAAGACCTTCCGTTACGACGAAGCCAGCCGTGCGCCGATCCACCTGGAGAAAGGTGCCGAGCTGGGCCGCTTCAAGCTGGGCTCGACCGCCATTGTGCTGTTCGGGCCGGAGCAGGTGAAGTGGGCTGAGAACCTGGGCGCTGGTTCTGCAGTGCGCATGGGGCAACTGTTGGCGGCGCCTGCACAGGCTTGA
- the serB gene encoding phosphoserine phosphatase SerB, with protein sequence MREIVLINITGEDRPGLTAAITGVLLQGGVSILDIGLAVMHGTLSFGILVDIPDNEVATALLQSVQAKAHELNLQARYTPISEADYQHWADGQGEARHIVTLLSRKITPEQLQRVSAVISQYGLTIERIERLSARVALDADTEKGKAAIEISVRGAPSDAQALRADFFALAEALSVDIAFQKDDLFRRNRRLAVFDMDSTLIEAEVIDELAKAAGVGEQVAAITERAMRGELDFRASFKERMALLKGLDVGVLDEIGASLRLTEGAENLFAELKRLGYKTAILSGGFTYFARQVQARLGIDYVFANELEVVDGKVTGVAVEPIVDAQRKAELLQKLAHEEGLQLEQTIAVGDGANDLPMLSLAGLGVAFRAKPLVRQSAKQAISTLGLDGVLYLLGLRDRDARG encoded by the coding sequence GTGCGCGAAATCGTCCTGATCAACATCACCGGTGAGGACCGTCCCGGTCTCACTGCGGCAATCACCGGCGTCCTGCTGCAGGGCGGTGTGAGCATCCTCGACATAGGCCTGGCAGTCATGCACGGCACTTTGTCGTTCGGTATCCTGGTCGACATCCCCGACAACGAAGTGGCTACCGCCCTGCTGCAAAGCGTACAGGCCAAGGCCCACGAACTGAACCTGCAGGCCCGCTACACGCCTATTTCCGAGGCCGACTACCAGCACTGGGCTGACGGCCAAGGCGAAGCGCGCCACATCGTCACCCTGCTCAGCCGCAAGATCACCCCCGAGCAACTGCAGCGGGTGAGTGCGGTTATCAGCCAGTACGGGCTCACCATCGAGCGCATCGAGCGTTTGTCTGCGCGCGTGGCGCTGGATGCCGATACCGAAAAAGGCAAGGCGGCCATCGAGATCTCCGTGCGTGGCGCACCGAGCGATGCCCAGGCCCTGCGTGCCGACTTCTTTGCCCTGGCCGAAGCGCTGAGCGTCGATATCGCCTTCCAGAAGGACGACCTGTTCCGCCGTAACCGCCGCCTGGCGGTGTTCGACATGGACTCGACGCTGATCGAAGCCGAAGTCATCGACGAACTGGCCAAGGCGGCCGGCGTGGGTGAGCAGGTGGCGGCCATCACTGAGCGGGCCATGCGCGGTGAGCTGGACTTCCGCGCCAGCTTCAAGGAGCGCATGGCGCTGCTCAAGGGCCTGGATGTGGGTGTGCTGGACGAAATCGGTGCCTCGCTGCGCCTGACCGAGGGTGCCGAAAACCTGTTCGCCGAGCTCAAGCGCCTGGGTTACAAGACCGCGATCCTGTCCGGTGGCTTTACCTACTTCGCTCGCCAGGTGCAGGCGCGCCTGGGCATCGACTATGTGTTTGCCAACGAGCTGGAAGTGGTCGACGGTAAAGTGACCGGCGTAGCTGTCGAGCCGATCGTCGATGCCCAGCGCAAGGCCGAGCTGCTGCAAAAGCTGGCCCACGAAGAAGGCTTGCAGCTGGAGCAGACCATTGCCGTGGGCGATGGCGCCAATGACCTGCCGATGCTGTCGCTGGCCGGCCTGGGCGTAGCGTTCCGCGCCAAGCCGCTGGTGCGCCAGTCTGCCAAGCAGGCGATTTCCACCCTGGGGCTGGATGGCGTGCTGTACCTGCTGGGCCTGCGCGACCGCGACGCCCGCGGCTAG